The window TCTTGCCCTGGCGGACGAAGGTCGCCAGCAAGCCGGGCTGCGGGAAGTCGGCGATGTCGGGGGCGTCGCCGGCATCCACGCGGACGCCAATCGAACCCTCGAACTCCTTGCCGCCGATATACTGGATGTCGATGCCGGTCGCTTCCTCGAAGGAGGCCATCGACTGCTCGAACTTAACCGTGTCGGCATCGGCGAAGGGGCCGTCAACCGTGACGACCGTGCCGGTGAAATCGCCGTTCATGGCCTGTTCCATGAAACCGCCGGCGATCATCGCCATCGCTGCGGCGGCCGGCTCTTCGGTCTCTTCCTGAGCCTGACCCGCCACGCCTTCCGGCCAGGACGCATCGATCTCCGGCAGGACGGTGTCGAGGTCGGCCGCGCCGCTAACGAAGTCGGTCATGCCCTTCCAGAACGAGCCGCCGCCGACTTCGCCGGGCATCAGGTCGGAGCCGTCGAAGCGGAAGCTGGTCGCCTGCGCTACCAGTTCGGCAATGCCGCGCTCCAGATCCACGCCGTACATCTCCGGGGTGGCCGTCTGATGAGCCGACAACGCGCCGCCCGTCTCCAACCAACCGGAGGCCGATTGGGGCGTCGTGAAGAACTCCATCAACGCCCGCACTTCGGGCCGGTCGTTGAACATGGCCATGATGTCGCCCGCGACCAGGAACGGCCGGCCGTAGGCCTCGTCGATGGGGGGCAGGTAGAAGAAGGAGTAATCCTCGCCGGCGACCGCCCCTTCGGGGAAGAAACCGGTGATGAAGTTACCTTGCTTGTGCAGCCAGCAGCCGGGCGGATCCTCGAACATCGGGGCCGGGCTGTCGCCGAAATTGGTCGAAACGATGCCGCTCGTGCCGCCATAGACGAAATCGGGGTTGAACCAGATCTCTTCCCAGGCGCCGATGGCCGTGCGGACTTCGGGGCTGTCGAACGGCAATTCGCCGCGCACCCAGGCGTCGTAGTTCTCCAGCGACGTGGTGCGCAGCATGGTCTCTTCGGTCCAGTCAGTCGCCGGCCAGCCGGTGGCCGCGCCGGACTCGATGCCGATGCACCACGCCGGGTCGCCGTCGTCGGCGATCAGCTGGGTCAGCTCAAGCAGTTCAGCCCAGGTCTCGGGAACGGTGTAGCCGGCTTCGTCGAAGGCGGCCTTGGGATACCAGACCAGGCTCTTGCCGTTGAAACGGTGGAACACGCCGGCTTCCATCGCGCCGTCGGGGCCTTCGATGGTCGCCATGTCGCGCCAGCTCTGGTTGTACTGCTGGGACAGCCATTCTTCGGACAGGAAGGTCGAGACGTCGATAATCTTGCCCTGGCGGACGAAGGTCGCCAGCAAGCCGGGCTGCGGGAAGTCGGCGATGTCGGGGGCGTCGCCGGCATCCACGCGGACGCCAATCGAACCCTCGAACTCTTTGCCGCCGATGTACTGCACGTCGATGCCGGTGGCTTCCTCGAAGGCAATCATCGACTGCTCGAACTTAACCGTGTCGGCGTCGGCGAAGGGGCCGTCGACGACGACAACCGTGCCGGCATACTCACCAGCCATAGCCGCTTCCAGCGCGCCGCCGGCCATGAACGACATCGCGCCGGCTTCGGCCGGCACTTCCGCTTCTTCCTCGGCCGGGGCTTCGGCTTCTTCTTCGGGGGCCGCTTCCTCGGTGGGGGCGGCTTCTTCCACGGCCGGGGCTTCGGTCGGGGTGGCCTCTTGCGCGCCGCCGCCACAGGCCACCAGGGCCAGGGCCAGCACGAGCAACAGGCTCAAAATCGTAAATCGTCCAAACTTGCTCATATGATTCTTTTCCTCCCAGAAAAGGGTAAGCGTTAATCTTGAAACGGGATTCCTGGTGTTCATTGGGTGTTCTTCAATAACGATCCTCCTCGGTCAGGGATTTGCAGCGGGTGGAGCCGTCGTGTGGCGGGCCACCAATTCAGTCGGCAAGACGATGTGGGGGGCGGGGCGACTGACGTCACTGTCCAATAGTTCCAGCAACAACTCCGCGCCGCGCGCGCCCGTTTCATAGAGCGGCTGGCGAATGGTGGTGAGTCGAAAATGCTGGGCGATTTCCACGTCATCGAAGCCGATGACGGAGAGTTGATCCGGTACGGTGATGTGGCATTGCTGGGCGGCCTCGAGCGCGCCGAAGGCCATCGTATCGCTATAGGCGAAGACGGCCGTCGGCGGCGCGGCCAGGGCCAGCAGGTCGTGGGCCATGCGTCGCGCCTCGCGCCAGCCGTATTTGCCCTGGCGGTGGTACTCGGGCACGAACGGCAAATCGGCCGCAGCCAGCGCGGCGCGATAGCCACGATAGCGGTCGTCGATGGGGCGAAAGTGGAAGGGATTATCATCCAGTTGCTCGCCGACGTAGGCGATGCGCCGGTGACCCAGGGCGATTAGATGCTCCACGGCCGCGCGCGCCCCGGCCTCGTCGTCCACGGTCACGGTGGGCAGAGTGTCGTGGTACGTGTCGATCAGCACGGTGGGCACTCCGATTTGTTGCAGGCGCTCCACTTCGGCGTCGTCGGGGCCAAGCGACAGGATGAGCAGGCCGTCGAGCCGCTCGCCGCGCGGCAGGGCGCGCAGGCACTCATCGCGCCGGGCGACCGTTTCGACGTTATAGAGGATGAGATCATAACCGCCGGCCGAGAGGACATGCTCGATTCCTTGCAGGCGTTCGACGTAGGAGCGTCGGGTGAAAAAGGGGGCGATGACGGCGATCGCCATCGACCGGCCCCCGGAGAGGCGGCGGGCCACTGAACTCGGCGAGTAGTCGAGCGCGGCGATGGCAGTCTGCACCCGCTGGCGCGTGTCCTCGCTGACCAACGGGCTGTCGTTCAGGACACGCGAAACGGTGGCGATGCCGACGCCCGCTTGCCTGGCAACATCCCGAATGGTGACAGCCGCCAATTCCTCTCCCAATGGATCCGGTTGTCGGACAATTATTGATTTGTCACTTTTGTGCAGCTTGGAACCGGTTCCAGTGGGCAGAGCATACTAGAAAGAAAATGAGTTGTCAATTAATTAGCGCAGGGGGGCAGGGGGGCAGGGGGGCAGGGGGGCAGGGGAGAGCAACCCCCTCTCCCTATGGGAGAGGGTTGGGGAGAGGGTCTTCGCTTTCACCCCTGCTCCCCCGCTCCCCTGCTCCCCTGCGCCCCTGCCCCCCCGCTCCCCTGCACTCTTTCAAATCCACGTCGGCTCTTCGTAAGTACCAAACACCGCGCGGAACACGTCGGTGATCTCGCCCAGGGTGGCGTAGGCGCGCACGGCGTCGAGGATGAAGGGCATGGTGTTATCCGTGCCGGTTGCCGCCGCCCGCAGCCCTTCCAGCGCCGCCGCCACGCGCTCGTTGTCGCGCTCCTGCCGCAGTTGGGCCAGCCGGGCCATCTGCCGGTCGTAGCCCTGCGGATCCATCTGGAGGATGGGGATGCGCAGCTGCTCGGTGGGGTCGGCGTAGGCATTGACGCCGACGATCTTGCGCTCGTCCCGGTCGATCTCGCGCTGGTAGCGATAGGCCGCGGCCGAAATTTCGGACTGGAAGAAGCCGCGATCGATGGCCGGCAGCACGCCGCCCAACTCGTCGACCTGCCGCCAGTAGTCGTAGACCTGGGCCTCGATCTTGTTCGTCTCGTGCTCCACGAAGAAGGAGCCGGCCAGCGGATCGACCGTGTTCACCACGCCGCTCTCCTCGGCGATGATCTGCTGCGTGCGCAGGGCCACGGTGACGGCCGCCTCGCTGGGCAAGGCCAGGGCCTCGTCCATGCTGTTGGTGTGCAGGCTTTGCGTGCCGCCCAGCACGGCGGCCAGGGCCTGGAGCGCCACGCGCACGACGTTGGTCTCCGGCTGCTGGGCCGTCAGGCTGACGCCGGCCGTCTGGGTGTGGAAGCGGCACAGCCACGAGCGCGGGTTATTGGCCCCGAACGTCTCGCGCATCTCGCGCGCCCAGATGCGTCGCGCGGCGCGGAACTTGGCGATCTCCTCGAAGAAGTCGTTGTGGCTGTTGAAGAAGAAGCTGAGGCGCGGGGCAAAGTCGTCGATGTCCATGCCGCGATCCACGGCCCAGCGAACGTACTCCAGCCCGTCGCCCAGCGTGAAGGCCAATTCCTGCGCGGCGGTGGAGCCGGCCTCGCGAATGTGGTAGCCGCTGATGGAGATGGTGTTCCAGAGCGGCATGTGGCGCGCGCCGTATTCGATGGTGTCGATGACCAGGCGCATCGACGGCTCCGGCGGGAAGATGTACTCTTTCTGGGCGATGTACTCCTTGAGGATGTCGTTTTGCAGCGTGCCGCCAAGTTTAGCCTGGGCCACGCCCTGCTTTTCGGCCGCGGCGATGTACATGGCCCAGATGATGGCCGCCGGGCTGTTGATCGTCATGCTGGTGGTCACCTGATCGAGGGGGATGCCGTCGAACAGGATCTCCATGTCGCGCAGGCTGCTGATGGCGACGCCGCACTTGCCGAACTCGCCCAACGACTGGGGCGCGTCGGTGTCATAGCCCATCAGCGTCGGCAGGTCGAAGGCCACCGACAGGCCCATGTTGCCCTGGCTCAACAAATATTTGTAGCGGGCATTGGTCTCCTCGGCGCTGCCGAAGCCGGCGAACATGCGCATCGTCCACGGCTTGCCACGGTAGAGGGTACTGTGGACGCCGCGGGTGAACGGGTATTCGCCGGGGTGGCCCAGGTCGTCGGCATAGTCCAGGTCGGCCACGTCCAGCGGCGTATAGAGCCGCCGGATCGGTTCGCCCGACGTGGTGACGAAATGCTCCTTGCGCTCCGGGGCGCGGGCCAACGTCTGATGGAGAGTGGTTTCTTCCCAGCGGTCGTGGGATTCGGCTAGTTGGGCGAGTTTGGCTTGGTCGTACATAGGGGGATTATAAAGTGCGACCGGGAGAATGAAAAGCGGCCCCGCATCATTCCTGATGCGGGGCCGCCATACCTCTCTATTGCGAGGAGCGAAGGCAAACTCTTACATATCAGGCAGCTCGGGATGGGCCGTGTATTCCGCGGGCAACACACCGGTCAGCGAGCGCAGGAAGATGACCATGGTATCAATTTGTTCGCTGGTCAACTGCTTGCCCAGCTGATGGCGAACCATCAATTGCACCATCGACTCCATCGTGGGGATACTGCCGTCATGGAGATAGGGGCCGGTTACGGCGACATTGCGCAGACTCGGCACCTTGAAGACGTGCAGGTCGGCATCTTCGCCGGTGACCGCGTAGCGTCCCAGGTCGTTGGTCGTATAAGGCTCTTGCGCGCCCAGGGTGGCGAAGCTATTGCCGCCCAGCGCCGGGCCATAGTGGCAGGCGGTGCAGCCGGTCTCCATGAACAGGGCCAGACCTTCCTGCTCCCGTTCCGTTAACGCGGTCTGGTCGCCGGCCAGAAATTCGTCAAAGCGTCCCGGCGTCATCAAACCACGTTCGAACGCGCCAATCGCCAGGCCGACATTATCGTAGGTGATGGGGTCGGCATCGTCAGGGTACGCAGCCTCAAACAAGGGCAAATAGCCGGGAATATCCTTCAGCGCGGTGACGACCTGCTCGGCGTTGGGCATGCCCATTTCGCCGCTGGCCAGGATCGGCCCCTTGGCCTGCTCTTCAACGTCGGCGGCGCGTCCATCCCAGAATTGGGCGACGTGGAGCGCCGCATTATAGACGGTGGGCGAATTGCGGCCGACCGGATTGCCGGTGTGGCCGAAAGAGAAGCGCAAACCGTCCATGCCATAGTTGTTAAGTCCGTGGCAGGTATTGCAGGACATATTGCCACTGATGGAGATACGTTGCTCGTAGTACAGCTTGCGGCCGAGATCGATCATAGGCTCGGTTATGTCGCGTCCTTCCGGTGCTACGACTTCGGGCAGCGTGCCAAAGATCTTCAGCGCGTCGGGCGAGATCGTGGGCACAGCTACGGCCGTTTCCTGGGCGTTCTGACACGCCCCGAGCAAGGCCATCGCGCTGATGGCAACAAGCATTAACAAAAGGGGTGTTCGCTTCATATGGTCCTCTCCAACTTCAACGA is drawn from Candidatus Promineifilum breve and contains these coding sequences:
- a CDS encoding acyl-CoA mutase large subunit family protein, whose product is MYDQAKLAQLAESHDRWEETTLHQTLARAPERKEHFVTTSGEPIRRLYTPLDVADLDYADDLGHPGEYPFTRGVHSTLYRGKPWTMRMFAGFGSAEETNARYKYLLSQGNMGLSVAFDLPTLMGYDTDAPQSLGEFGKCGVAISSLRDMEILFDGIPLDQVTTSMTINSPAAIIWAMYIAAAEKQGVAQAKLGGTLQNDILKEYIAQKEYIFPPEPSMRLVIDTIEYGARHMPLWNTISISGYHIREAGSTAAQELAFTLGDGLEYVRWAVDRGMDIDDFAPRLSFFFNSHNDFFEEIAKFRAARRIWAREMRETFGANNPRSWLCRFHTQTAGVSLTAQQPETNVVRVALQALAAVLGGTQSLHTNSMDEALALPSEAAVTVALRTQQIIAEESGVVNTVDPLAGSFFVEHETNKIEAQVYDYWRQVDELGGVLPAIDRGFFQSEISAAAYRYQREIDRDERKIVGVNAYADPTEQLRIPILQMDPQGYDRQMARLAQLRQERDNERVAAALEGLRAAATGTDNTMPFILDAVRAYATLGEITDVFRAVFGTYEEPTWI
- a CDS encoding cytochrome-c peroxidase is translated as MKRTPLLLMLVAISAMALLGACQNAQETAVAVPTISPDALKIFGTLPEVVAPEGRDITEPMIDLGRKLYYEQRISISGNMSCNTCHGLNNYGMDGLRFSFGHTGNPVGRNSPTVYNAALHVAQFWDGRAADVEEQAKGPILASGEMGMPNAEQVVTALKDIPGYLPLFEAAYPDDADPITYDNVGLAIGAFERGLMTPGRFDEFLAGDQTALTEREQEGLALFMETGCTACHYGPALGGNSFATLGAQEPYTTNDLGRYAVTGEDADLHVFKVPSLRNVAVTGPYLHDGSIPTMESMVQLMVRHQLGKQLTSEQIDTMVIFLRSLTGVLPAEYTAHPELPDM
- a CDS encoding LacI family DNA-binding transcriptional regulator, whose translation is MAAVTIRDVARQAGVGIATVSRVLNDSPLVSEDTRQRVQTAIAALDYSPSSVARRLSGGRSMAIAVIAPFFTRRSYVERLQGIEHVLSAGGYDLILYNVETVARRDECLRALPRGERLDGLLILSLGPDDAEVERLQQIGVPTVLIDTYHDTLPTVTVDDEAGARAAVEHLIALGHRRIAYVGEQLDDNPFHFRPIDDRYRGYRAALAAADLPFVPEYHRQGKYGWREARRMAHDLLALAAPPTAVFAYSDTMAFGALEAAQQCHITVPDQLSVIGFDDVEIAQHFRLTTIRQPLYETGARGAELLLELLDSDVSRPAPHIVLPTELVARHTTAPPAANP
- a CDS encoding ABC transporter substrate-binding protein translates to MSKFGRFTILSLLLVLALALVACGGGAQEATPTEAPAVEEAAPTEEAAPEEEAEAPAEEEAEVPAEAGAMSFMAGGALEAAMAGEYAGTVVVVDGPFADADTVKFEQSMIAFEEATGIDVQYIGGKEFEGSIGVRVDAGDAPDIADFPQPGLLATFVRQGKIIDVSTFLSEEWLSQQYNQSWRDMATIEGPDGAMEAGVFHRFNGKSLVWYPKAAFDEAGYTVPETWAELLELTQLIADDGDPAWCIGIESGAATGWPATDWTEETMLRTTSLENYDAWVRGELPFDSPEVRTAIGAWEEIWFNPDFVYGGTSGIVSTNFGDSPAPMFEDPPGCWLHKQGNFITGFFPEGAVAGEDYSFFYLPPIDEAYGRPFLVAGDIMAMFNDRPEVRALMEFFTTPQSASGWLETGGALSAHQTATPEMYGVDLERGIAELVAQATSFRFDGSDLMPGEVGGGSFWKGMTDFVSGAADLDTVLPEIDASWPEGVAGQAQEETEEPAAAAMAMIAGGFMEQAMNGDFTGTVVTVDGPFADADTVKFEQSMASFEEATGIDIQYIGGKEFEGSIGVRVDAGDAPDIADFPQPGLLATFVRQGKIIDVSTFLSEEWLSQQYNQSWRDMATIEGPDGAIEAGVFHRFNGKSLVWYPKAAFDEAGYTVPETWAELLELTQLIADDGDPAWCIGIESGAATGWPATDWTEETMLRTTSLENYDAWVRGELPFSSPEVTAAIGAWEEIWFNPDFVFGGTSGIVSTNFGDSPAPMFEDPPGCWLHKQGNFITGFFPEGAVAGEDYSFFYLPPIDESLGRPFLVAGDIMAMFNDRPEVRAVMEFFTTPQSASGWLETGGALSAHQTATPDMYGVDLERGIAELVAQATSFRFDGSDLMPGEVGGGSFWKGMTDFVSGAADLETVLGEIDASWPTE